The Pseudomonas pergaminensis nucleotide sequence CGTTGTAGACGGTGCTCGCGTAGCTCTTGCGGTCGAGGGCCTTCTGCACCGCCAGGCGTACGTGCTGGTCAGCGAGGATGCGCTCGCCACGGGTGTTGGGGTACAGGTTGAGCGCAGGCCCTGGCAGCGAGCGGCTCTGGATGGTCGCACCCTTGGACTGGAACAGTTTCAGGTCGACTTCCGAGAACGGGTTGCGTGGCCACAGGATGTCGGCCTTGCCTTGCAGGAACAGACCGTTGCGCACGCTTTCTTCGGGGATGTAGCTGATGTCCACCGCATCCAGGTGCGCTTCCCCCTGGTTTTTCATATTGGCCGAGGCCCAGGCGTAGCCCTTGCGCTTGGTCAGGTGCGCACCGACTTCCGGCGTGTAGCTGGCCAATACAAAAGGCCCGGTGCCGATGATCTTGCCCAGTGAGCGCTCCTTCACCGTCAGTGCGTAGGAGGCGGGGGCGAGGATCGCCAGGTTGGTCGTCGACGTGGCTTGCAGGAAGCCGGCGTTGGGCTTGGACAGCACCAGCTTGACGGTGAAATCGTCTACCACCTCGGCGTGGTCGAAGCCCGCCAGGTAGGTGGCGCCAAAGGTCGCTGGCAGTTCAGTAGCCAGTGCCTTGTCACTGTCGAACGCGGTTTTCACCGCCTTGGCATCGAAGCGTTCGCCGTTGCTGAAGGTGACGTTATCGCGCAGGTGGAAGGTGTAGGTCAGCGCGTCGTCACTGACCTCCCAGCTTTTGGCCAGCCAGGGAATAATCTTGCCGGTCTCCGGGTCCTGGTCGGTCAGGGATTCGGCGACATTGCGCAGCAGCACCCGGTGTTCCAGCCAATAGACCTGGAACGGGTCGACACTGACCAGGGTGGTGTTGTCGCCAAAGAACGCGATGTTCAGAGTCTTGCCGGCCTGGGTGTCATTCCCGGGCGAGCAAGCAGCGAGGCTCAGCGCCAAGGCGCAAGGGGCCAGCAGACGGCTCATCAAGTTGGAGGTATTCAATGGGGTGCCCTCATGTGGCGTTGCGGGTGCATGCAAGGTGTGGATCAGAAGTCGTACGCCAGCTTGGTGTACCAATAGCCGCCGCCTGGGTAGAACGGTGGGTTGCCGTAGGCCGCCAGGCCGAGGTTGCTGTACACGGCATGTTTGTCGGGGCGTACGTCGAAAATGTTGGTGCCGCCGATGCTGACGGTGAGGCTGTCGACGAAGGTGTAACTGACGTCCAGGTCGGTGATCCATTTGGCGCCGAAGCTACGGTCGCCCGTCGGGTTGACGGCCAGGGTCTTCACCGCGCCGTAACGGGCGGTCTGCAGGTTGACGGCCAGGTCCTGGACCTTCCAGTTGGCGCCCAGGATCCATTTGGTCTTGGGTGATGCGTCGGTCAGGTCACCTTCGCGGTCGCGGCCCACCAGGGTCACGCCCGAACCTGCCAGCGCACTCGGCGTGTCGCGGGTGCCTTCGATGGTGGTCTTGTTCCAGTTGAAGCCCAGGCTCCAGCGCACATCGCCCCAGGTATCCAGCGGTGTGGTGTGGTCGGCCACCACATCCAGGCCCTTGGTGCGCGTATCGAAGGCGTTGGTGTAATAGTTGACCCAGGTACCCGTGGGCACGCCCTGGGCGGCGAGAATGGCGTTGATTGCGCCATTGCCACGGTCATAGATATTGCTGGTCAGGGCAATGCGGTCATCGATGTCGATCAAATAGGCATCGGCGGTGATGCTGGTGCGTGGCGCCGGTTGCCAGGTCAGGCCCAGCCCGAGGTTGCGGGATTTCTCCGGCTTAAGGTCATCGCCGCCAAGGGCCTTGGCCAGGTTGCTGCCCGACGGCGTCAGGCGCGTCACGGCCGGCACCACATTGCCGTTCACATCGGTCGCCACCCGATTGTCGGCCACGGTGTAGCCGATCTGGGTCAGGGAGGGCGCCCGGAAACCGGTGCCGACGGTGCCGCGCACAGCCACAGTGTCGGTCAGTTCGTAGCGTGAGTTCACTTTGAGGCCGAAGGTATTACCCGAGTCATCGTCGTAATGCTCGACCCGGCCAGCCATGTCGAGGAACCAACGGTCGGTCAGGTCGAAGCCCAGGTCGAGGTAACCCGCGTAGTTGTTACGGATCAGGCTCACTTCATCTTCGGGGCGAATCGTCACGGCAGCCTGCGCGCCGGAAGCGGCGGGGTAGGTGCCAGTGATATACGCCTCTGGGTCGCCGGCGAACGTACTGAAGTGCTCCCAGCGATGCTCCAGGCCGGCCGATACCTGCACTGGCGCCGTCAGGCTGAACAGGCTGTCGTAGCGGCGGGTGAAGTCCAGGTTGTTGACCCACTGCTCGAAGCGGAAGGTCGCCAGGTTGTCGAACTTGGTCGGTGAAGCGGTGCCCAGCGACGGGTTGATATTCAGGTCGCTGGAGTGGTGCACGTTGTTGCGCCCGTAGGTGGTGCTCAGGTCCCAGTTCCAGTCGGCAACCAAGCCCTTGCCGCCGAACAGGAACTGGTAGTCACGGTCCTTGATGTTGTTGAGCGGGAAGTAACCGTCGGGGAACACCTCAGGCACTGCCGCCGTGCCGGTGGGCAAGCGGAAGTAGTTGGCGGCCTCGGCGTCCCGCTCGCCATAGGTAGAGAAGGAGTACAGCGTCAAGTCTTCCAGGGGCAGTTCGGCGTTGTAGGCCAGGTTGAAGGCCTTGAGGTCCGGGTCGCCGTTCTTGATCGCCACCCGGTCCCAGGCCGCTTGTTTGGCCGGGTCGGCGAAGGCGCGCACGGTGCTGTCGGCCTTGTCGTTCCACGAGGCACTGCCGCGTTTGCGCGCATCGGCCGAAAAGTGGAAGAAGCCGCCTTGGCCGAGTTCAAAGCCCTGGTCACCCGCCACCTTGATGGTTTCGCCCTGGCCGGAATACAGCTGGCCGTAGCTGGTTTCCAGGTGGCCGCCACTCTTGGTGTTCTTGAGAATAATGTTGATCACACCCGCCACCGCGTCCGAACCGTACTGTGCGGCAGCGCTGTCTTTGAGCACCTCGATATGGTCCACGGCACTCACCGGAATCAAGTCGATATCCACCGCGTTCGCGCCGCTGTTATCGATGGAACCGCGCTGGCCGGTGGCGCCGTTGTGCCGGCGTTTACCGTTGACCAACACCAGGGTGTAGGCCGGCCCCAGGCTGCGGTTGCTCAGCGGGCGGGCCACCGAGTTATAGCCGGCGATGTTGGTGCCGAAGTTGAACGAGGGCAGCAGCTTGGCAATCGCCTCGGACAGTTCGGCACGACCGGTCTTGAGCAACTGGTCGCTGTTGATCACATCGATTGGCGCCGGACTGTCCGCCACGGTGCGCTGCTGGCCCCGCAGGCCGGTTGAAATCACCGTGACGGTGTCGAGCTTGGCGTCTTCGGCAAAAGAGGGCGCAGCAGTCAGGAGCAGGGAGCCGGTCAGGAGTGAAAGAGGTAATTTCTTGAAGTGCGTGGGGAAGGCGATGTCTGGCATGGAGGTAACCTGGAGGGTGTGGGTGCGTCCTCCGCCAGGTATGGGGTCGGTCTGTGAAATGAAGATATATCTATAAAAAAACCTTGTGGAAAGTCTTTTTTGGAATAAGATAATTATCAGTTAATATTATTTATATCTGAAATAAAATTACCTATTTTTATTATGTGAAAAACAGGCGCGCTGCTTATCGCCAATGTCGACTACATTCCAAGGGACGTTCCCTTACGGAGAAGACGATCATGTTCAAACCCCGCACGCTGGCGGTTGCTGTTACTTGCCTCGCTCTGGTCCTGGGCCCAGTAGCGGCGGTGGCCGACCCTGGCAACGGCAAGGGCCAGGGTTCCGCAAAGGGCAACGCACAAGGCGGCCAGGGACATGGCAACCAGGGCCACAAGGGCAAAGGCGCAGACGCCGATGATAGGGGGCACGCCCCCAGTATCGACCGTGGCAGCATCCTGGGGGTGCTTGGTGGCTATCGTGACTATTGGAGCCCAGGCCCATCACTGCCGCCTGGCATACAGAAGAATTTAGCGCGAGGCAAACCGCTGCCTCCAGGCATTGCCAAGAAGCTCGATGGGCGCCTGCTGGGCAGGCTGCCGCATTATGACGGCTACGAATGGCGGCAGGCGGGCAGCGATCTGATCCTCGTGGCTATTGCTTCCGGCCTTATTTATGAGGTGCTCGAAGGGGCTTTCGATTAGGGCGCCGAAGCCTGACGGTGGGGGCACTGGCACGCGGTCGAACAGATTGAGTTTACCGGGAAGGGTGCGTGCACAAGTTCACTGGCGCAGTCGGATGATGACTCAGGCTCGACGCTTTCCAGCCATCAGGCCTGCACCGCAGGGCCTTTCAACTCGATCTGATTATCATCAGGGTCATTGAGATACATCGATAACCCGGTTCCCTCCGCGCCATACCTCATCACGGCCGCTTCAGCGGATACCCCGGCCGCCGCCAGGTGCTGGAGAATGGCCTGTTCATCGAACGGCTCGACCCGCAGGCAAACGTGATCGACATTGTGTCTTTGCTTGCCTGCCGGCTGCCCACCCTGACGCCCGATCGGCCCGTTCACATCAACCAGGTCAATCATGGATGTGCCAGCGCTCAGGTGAATCATGCCGAGGGCATCACGGCGTTTTTTGACATCACACCCCAGCACGGATGTGTAGAACGCCAGGCTGCGCTCAATGTCCTTGACCCGCAAAACAACATGATCGATACGTTGAAGGGAAAAACTGCGCATTTCCATCACTCCTGATTCTTGCCGTTGTCGAATGGGACATTGTTCAGGGTAGCCGCACTTCGTTTTATTTCTGCCTCGCCTTGCCAAATGCACCTGCCGGGTCAGTCACACTGACCGGCAACGAGCCTGTGATGCGCATCGCCTCGGACCTCGGACCTCGGATACGCCAACGCCAGCCACTTTGCGACGGCGTTCCGCAAGCAGTTCGGAATCAACCCGTCGACACTTAAAAAGGGTACGCGCGGTAGATCGTTTCAGGGTGCGCTCCGACAACGTCTACGCAGAACATTAACCAGTTGATATTAATTAGTATTTTTGCGCTGGGTAGGAGCAGCGGGTATCAAAACCGAAACATACTGGTACATTTAATTGACGCCATCAAAACGCCACCCTAAGATCGCTGAAAAAATAGTGGCACAAGGCCATTTAGAGGGATCTAAAAATGTGGCGTTCGGTACGTCGGACCAGGCTCAGCCTGCTGTCCGCTTTTTTTGGCCTGAGCACAAACGTTATGGCCCAAGCCGCGCCCCTGCAGAATACGCCAGGCGTCACCGACCTGATCCGCGATCGTCAGGATCGCCTGCTCGAAGAGCAGCAGCGCCGCCTCGAAGAACTCAAGGATCTGCCCGGCAAAACCGCTGCCTCCGACAAACCGACAGCCCAGGCAGACACCCGTTGCTTCCTGATCAAAACCATCGAGCTCACCGGCGCTGACGCCCTCTCCGAAGGCGAGCGCGACAACTTGCTCAAGCCTTACATTGGCCAGTGCCTGGGCGTACCACAGCTCAATGATCTGCTCAAGGTCATCACCGACCGCTACCTCGCCAAAGGCCTGGTCACCAGCCGTGCCTACCTGCCGCAACAGGATCTCTCCAGCGGCAATCTTAAAATCCAGGTGGTCGAGGGCAAGCTGGAAGGGCTGAAGGGCGCCGAAGGCAGCGGCATTACCGACCGCCAACTGGCGATGAGTTTTCCGGGCAAGCCGGGTGACTTGCTCAACCTGCGTGAAATCGAGCAGATGGTCGACCAGTTGAACCGTTTGCCATCGAACCAGGCGCAGATGGAACTGGCGCCAGGCAAAGCGGTGGGCGGCAGCGATGTGTTGGTCAAAAACACCGCGCAAAAGCCTTGGCGCGTTGGGCTCTCGCGCAATAACGGCGGCCAGCGCAGCACGGGCGAGCAGCAGTGGGGCGCCAACCTCGATTGGGATAACCCGCTGGGTCTGGCTGACCAACTCTCACTGCGCGGTGGCCACGATGCGGTGAGCGACCACCAGAAAACTTCACGCAACTCGATGCTCAATTACAGCTTGCCGTTTGGCTGGTGGACCGCCTCGTACAGCTACAGCGAAAGCGAATACCGCTCGCGGCCCGAAGCCAACAACTTCAAGTTCAAGCAGACCGGTGACAGCCAGAACCACCAGTTGCGCCTGGAGCGCGTCATACACCGTGACGCCTTGAGTAAAACGTCGCTGAGCACGGGCGTGGCTTACCTGCGCACCAACAACTACATCGAAGACAGCAAGCTGGCCCTGAGCAGCAACCGCCTCAGCGAAGCCCAGTTCGGCATCAATCACGGGCGACGCATCGGCGGCTCATTTCTCAACATTGACCTGGGTATGCAGGACGGCATCGGCGCCTTCGACGCCCAGGCCAATCGCCACGCAGGCCCCGGCCAGCCGGATGCGCGCTACCGCAAATACACCGCCACGGTGAGCTACTTGTACCCGTTCCAACTGTGGGGTGAGTCGTTCAGTTTCAGCAGTTTGATGACCGGCCAGCACAGCGAAGACGTGCTGTTCAGCCCGCAGCGCATGAGCCTGGGCGGGCAGTCGTCGATTCGCGGTTACAAGGACCAGATGCTCTCCGGCGACAGCGGCGGTTACTGGCGCAACGACCTGCGCTGGAGCCGCCCGGTGACCTGGGCCTGGCTGCAGCCGGTGTTGTCCGAATACGGCACCAGCCTCGGTTACGACCGCGGCGTGATCAGCCACGACCGCTACAACGCCGAGCAGCACGGGCGCATGAGCAGTAACTCCCTGGACCTGTTTGCACGCGGCAAGAACGTCGCAGCGACAGTGACCTTTGCACACTCTTTGGAACGACCGGACGCGATCACTGAACGCGAAGCGCCGATCTATTTCCGCCTGGATTTTTTCCTTTAACCTGATTACCGCCTTCGGGCATAGAGACAAGACATGGATGTTCGCCAGTTTGCCTTCCTCGTGCGCCAGCCTTCTGCGGCCCTGAAAAGCCGCTCTACCTTCCTGGGCTTGCCCAAGCGCGGGGTGGCGCTGATTTTGGCCAACGCCATGTTCTGGCAACCGTTGCTGGCGCAGGCGGACGGTATTGTGGTGAACGCGCCGGGCACCACGCTCGGGCAGACGGGCAATGGCGTGCCGATCGTCAATATTGCTGCACCGAACGCCAACGGGCTTTCGCACAACCAGTTTCATGACTACAACGTCGGCGCCAACGGGGTCATTCTCAACAACGCCACGGATCGCACCCAATCGACCCAATTGGGCGGCATCATCGTTGGCAACCCGAATTTTCGCGGCACCGCGGCCAACATCATTCTCAATGAGGTCAACGGCGGCAGCCCCAGCCAACTGCGCGGCTACACCGAAGTGGCGGGGCAGTCGGCCCATGTGATCGTGGCCAACCCGTACGGCATCAGTTGCAACGGTTGCGGCTTTATCAACACGCCGCAAGCAACGCTGACCACCGGCAAGGCCGTGATCGAAAACGGCCAGATCAACCGCTATCAGGTTGACCAGGGCACCGTCGCTATCGAAGGCGCAGGCCTGAACGCCAGCAACATCGACCAGTTCGAAATCATCACCCGCGCCACCACGATCAACGCGCAGATCCAGGCGAAGAAGCTCACCATCGTGGCGGGCCGCAACGATGTGGACGCACGCACCCTCAACGCCACGGCCCGCGCGGCGGATGGCAGCCAGGCGCCGGACCTCGCGATTGACTCATCGGCGCTGGGCGGGATGTACGTCGGCGCCGTCAAGCTGATCGGCACTGAGGCCGGCGTGGGCGTACGGTTGTCGGGCGACATGGTTGCAGGCGGCGACATTCAAATTGATACCGCCGGCAATGTGGTGATGGGGCAGGCTTCGGCGGGCACGGCGATTGCGGTCAAAGCTGCCAGTGTGCAAACGCAGGGCGCGGTTTACGCAGGTTCCGATCTGTCAGTGAGCACTCAAGGCGCCCTGACCAACAGCCAGACCCTCGCGGCCAAAAACAGCATCACGCTGGACGCCGGTGGCCGCTTGACCAACAGCGGGATTATCGAAGCGGGCGTCAACGCCGATAACAGCCGCAACGCCCAGGGCGACGTGCGCCTGAGCGCGCAGGCCATCGATAACACCGGCAAGACCGTGATTGCCAGCCGTGACCTCACGCTCAATACCGGCGAGTTGACCAATCAGGGCGGCACCTTGAGTGCTCAGCGTGACGCGCAACTGAATACCACGCGGCTGGATAACCAGAACCAGGGCCGCATCCTCAGCGCGGGCAACCTCGGGATCAACGCCACTCAACTGCTTAATAGTCAGGGCGGCCTGATCACCAGCACCGGCAACCTGACGGCCGGCATCGGCCAACTGATCAACCGCCAGGGAGAGCTGTCGAGCCTTGCGCAGGTCACGTTGCAGTTGAATGCGCTGGATAACGTGGCGGGTCTGGTGTCGGCGGGGCAGTCGTTGAGCCTGAACGTGACAGGCCAGGTCAATAACCAGGGCGGTCGCATCGCTGCGCGCCAATCGACCCAACTGACGGCGTCTGGCCTGGATAACCGCAACGGCGAGCTGGTGGCGACTGACCTGGTGTCGGTAACGGCCGCGCTGGACAACAGCAGCGGCAGGATCCAGGGCGACCGCACACTCGCGATCACCAGCGACGCGCTCACCAACACACTCGGCACGTTGGCGGCAGGCAACTCGCTGGCCCTCACCGCTGCAAGCCTGGACAACACACAAGGCAAGCTCACCAGTGACGGCGCATTGACGGCGAAGATTGCCGGCCAGTTGCTGAACCAGACAGGCCTGTTTGCGGCCAAGGGCGATGCACGCCTTAACCTGGGCAGCCTGGACAATCGCCAGGGTAATGTTGTCGCCAATAACCTCGACCTGCAGCTGGATGGCCCGCTGAATAATCAGCACGGCACCTTGCGTGCAGAGGCCCGTTTTGGCCTGAAGGCCGGTGAGGTGGACAACAGCGCAGGCGGGCGCATCAGCAGCGGCCAGACGCTCACGGCCAATGTCGTAAGCCTTGATCAACACAATGACGGCCGGCTTTTTGGTCAGGGCGATGTCAGCCTTGACCTCAACGGTGGCCATCTGAACAACAGCGGTGGCGTGATCAATGCGCCGGGGCGTCTGCTGCTGAGCAACCTCGCAGGCGTTGACAACACGGCAGGTGAAATCTCCAGCAGCCAGGCATTCAGTCTGGCCGCTGATTCGTTGAACAACGCCGGTGCCAAGCTTCTAAGCGAGCAAGCGCTGACCGTGCGCATCGCCCGTGCCCTCGACAACACCCAGGGCCTGGTATCGGCCAACGCTTTGGATTTACGTGCGGGCAGCGTGGATAACCGAGGCGGTACGTTGAGCGCCGGTGACGGCCTGATCGCACAGATCGACGGGGCCCTGGATAACCGCAGCGGCAAGCTGTTGGCGCGTACCGCGACGCTCACTAGTGCGTCGCTGGACAATCGCCAAGGGCTGCTGCAAAGCGATACCGCGCTCAACCTCACCAGCCTGGGAGCGATTGATAACCGCCAGGGCACGTTCAGCGCAGGGCAGCGTCTTGATATCAGTGCGGCGAGCCTGGACAACGGCGGCGGCAAGCTGGTCAGCGATGGGCAATTGACGGCGCGCATTGCCGCACAACTGCTCAACAGGGCCGGCCTGTTCAGCGCCGGGACCTTTTTGCAAGTGAGCGCCGCCAGCCTTG carries:
- a CDS encoding TonB-dependent receptor plug domain-containing protein; amino-acid sequence: MPDIAFPTHFKKLPLSLLTGSLLLTAAPSFAEDAKLDTVTVISTGLRGQQRTVADSPAPIDVINSDQLLKTGRAELSEAIAKLLPSFNFGTNIAGYNSVARPLSNRSLGPAYTLVLVNGKRRHNGATGQRGSIDNSGANAVDIDLIPVSAVDHIEVLKDSAAAQYGSDAVAGVINIILKNTKSGGHLETSYGQLYSGQGETIKVAGDQGFELGQGGFFHFSADARKRGSASWNDKADSTVRAFADPAKQAAWDRVAIKNGDPDLKAFNLAYNAELPLEDLTLYSFSTYGERDAEAANYFRLPTGTAAVPEVFPDGYFPLNNIKDRDYQFLFGGKGLVADWNWDLSTTYGRNNVHHSSDLNINPSLGTASPTKFDNLATFRFEQWVNNLDFTRRYDSLFSLTAPVQVSAGLEHRWEHFSTFAGDPEAYITGTYPAASGAQAAVTIRPEDEVSLIRNNYAGYLDLGFDLTDRWFLDMAGRVEHYDDDSGNTFGLKVNSRYELTDTVAVRGTVGTGFRAPSLTQIGYTVADNRVATDVNGNVVPAVTRLTPSGSNLAKALGGDDLKPEKSRNLGLGLTWQPAPRTSITADAYLIDIDDRIALTSNIYDRGNGAINAILAAQGVPTGTWVNYYTNAFDTRTKGLDVVADHTTPLDTWGDVRWSLGFNWNKTTIEGTRDTPSALAGSGVTLVGRDREGDLTDASPKTKWILGANWKVQDLAVNLQTARYGAVKTLAVNPTGDRSFGAKWITDLDVSYTFVDSLTVSIGGTNIFDVRPDKHAVYSNLGLAAYGNPPFYPGGGYWYTKLAYDF
- a CDS encoding anti-virulence regulator CigR family protein yields the protein MFKPRTLAVAVTCLALVLGPVAAVADPGNGKGQGSAKGNAQGGQGHGNQGHKGKGADADDRGHAPSIDRGSILGVLGGYRDYWSPGPSLPPGIQKNLARGKPLPPGIAKKLDGRLLGRLPHYDGYEWRQAGSDLILVAIASGLIYEVLEGAFD
- a CDS encoding ABC transporter substrate-binding protein codes for the protein MSRLLAPCALALSLAACSPGNDTQAGKTLNIAFFGDNTTLVSVDPFQVYWLEHRVLLRNVAESLTDQDPETGKIIPWLAKSWEVSDDALTYTFHLRDNVTFSNGERFDAKAVKTAFDSDKALATELPATFGATYLAGFDHAEVVDDFTVKLVLSKPNAGFLQATSTTNLAILAPASYALTVKERSLGKIIGTGPFVLASYTPEVGAHLTKRKGYAWASANMKNQGEAHLDAVDISYIPEESVRNGLFLQGKADILWPRNPFSEVDLKLFQSKGATIQSRSLPGPALNLYPNTRGERILADQHVRLAVQKALDRKSYASTVYNGEFPVVDGIFDVTTPYFKSQGNKLAYDPAGAEHLLDQAGWAKGTDGYRQKNGKRLTLSYNISPAETAGDVLIQDQLRKVGIELKLSVVTRAEWVANNSAGNYDLTINYMTRADPIILQTILDPRSANSSTVATNTYEPAVLEKAKGLFDAGITATQGQQRAAAYGDLQDLLIDESSAFPVYERVWQAATSPKVKNFRWTAEGFALLGDIEIGTP
- a CDS encoding ShlB/FhaC/HecB family hemolysin secretion/activation protein, whose product is MWRSVRRTRLSLLSAFFGLSTNVMAQAAPLQNTPGVTDLIRDRQDRLLEEQQRRLEELKDLPGKTAASDKPTAQADTRCFLIKTIELTGADALSEGERDNLLKPYIGQCLGVPQLNDLLKVITDRYLAKGLVTSRAYLPQQDLSSGNLKIQVVEGKLEGLKGAEGSGITDRQLAMSFPGKPGDLLNLREIEQMVDQLNRLPSNQAQMELAPGKAVGGSDVLVKNTAQKPWRVGLSRNNGGQRSTGEQQWGANLDWDNPLGLADQLSLRGGHDAVSDHQKTSRNSMLNYSLPFGWWTASYSYSESEYRSRPEANNFKFKQTGDSQNHQLRLERVIHRDALSKTSLSTGVAYLRTNNYIEDSKLALSSNRLSEAQFGINHGRRIGGSFLNIDLGMQDGIGAFDAQANRHAGPGQPDARYRKYTATVSYLYPFQLWGESFSFSSLMTGQHSEDVLFSPQRMSLGGQSSIRGYKDQMLSGDSGGYWRNDLRWSRPVTWAWLQPVLSEYGTSLGYDRGVISHDRYNAEQHGRMSSNSLDLFARGKNVAATVTFAHSLERPDAITEREAPIYFRLDFFL
- a CDS encoding VOC family protein translates to MRSFSLQRIDHVVLRVKDIERSLAFYTSVLGCDVKKRRDALGMIHLSAGTSMIDLVDVNGPIGRQGGQPAGKQRHNVDHVCLRVEPFDEQAILQHLAAAGVSAEAAVMRYGAEGTGLSMYLNDPDDNQIELKGPAVQA